The Misgurnus anguillicaudatus chromosome 12, ASM2758022v2, whole genome shotgun sequence region GGGCGGCGATTTTCGCCTGCGTTTGCGCTTCCATTCACAAAGACAATGAGTGGTATAACACGTTCGGATACTCACAACCTGGCGGAGCGTACGGCGGAGGTTCTTCTTACGGAAGTTACGGGGGAGGTTACGGAGGAGGGTACGGTAATGCCTACTACACTGGACCCAAGACACCATTCATTCTTGTGATTACAGGCCTGGCGTGGATAGTGACTGTTATCTTGCTAGTCCTTGGCATGACCATGTACTACCGAATGATCCTGTTAGATTCAACCTGGTGGCCTTTAACCGAATTCTTCATAAACCTGGCCCTTGCGGTCCTGCTCTTGGCTGCCGGTTGTGTGTATGTAAATGACACCTTACGAGGCGGCCTTTGCTACTATCCGTATTTCAATAACGGCATAAACGGTGTGTTCTGCCGCACCGAAGCCGCACAGACGGCTGCCATCATCTTCCTCTTTTTTACCATGATTGTGTACTTGGTTGGAGCCATAGTGTGTCTGAAACTGTGGCGACACGAGGCAGCTCGGAGACTTAAAGAACGCCACGGGCATGAGGTGAGATTGATGAATTTTTCATTGCCCGTGTCTAGATTTgttctaaataaataaactgtagTTATAACATCTACCGAATCTTCTCCACGTGTTTTGCAGATGCTGCCAAGAGATTCTCCTGCAGCAGTGCCCTTGGCAAGTGTTTCATTTTGTCCCATAATGCATTGCTGCTCTTTAATTTCTCAATTAAATCAAATCCCTCAATAAAGTTACTCACCAATGTTACCCAACTAGTGCACTTGTCTGAGGTCACATTATTGATGCATTTAATCCAGTTGCCTTTTGGTAACCATAACCAAGTCGTAGTATAGACATAACACAGGATATGTGACcatcattgattttaatctcggacatgatcaatataatagagataccaagtttatattttcatagaatgttctttacagtatgtaggatgattttatgtttaATACAGTAATCACAAAAACTTGGTTTTTGCTGATATTGTAGCACTAATGTTGTGTCACTGTGGTAGGCTGTTGATGGATCAAGGGAGTTGATTTCTGTCTCAGCGCCTGTACAGAATGCCTCCATGGCCGCCCCCGCCATCTCCAAGCCCAAAATTGTGAAAGGACACATTCCAGCTGGACACGCTCCCAAACCTGTGATCATGCCTGACTACATTGCGTACGTACCTGTTTCACGATCACGGattttggaaaaataaacagtagttatttttgttgatgatctcattgttgttttttgtttagtAAATATCCAACCATCCGCACCGATGACCAGCGAGACCAGTATAAAGCCGTCTTTAATGACCAGTATTCTGAGTATAAAGAGCTTCATGTGGAGGTTCAAGCGATACTAAAGAAGTTTGATGAAATGGATGTGATGATGCGTAGTTTACCTCAGAACCCCACAAGTCAGATGGTATGTTACTGTTTATACTATACATACAATCTTTATTTCTAATACCCTGTATGTCATTCAAATGTTTCTTGCAGTTGGTAAAACACACTGGTCATTATATATTTAGGATttagaaaaacatttattaaacagTATTAAACTATTTGGGGTGATTTTTCGGACAGGGCTAgtcccagaataaaatgcatgtttgagctgccttaatttaaaaacatcttgcactgacatatcttaaaggaGTTATATTCtagtttttttaagatgtaaaataaggctttgatgtccccagagtacgtgtgttaagttttagctcaaataacaatatagataatttattatagcgtgctaaaattgccactttgtaggtgtgagcataatgtgccgtttttgggtgtttcctttgaaatgcaaatgagctcatgacatgcaaacactgatcgccataatggtgatttgttgaaattaaaactcaattgtgctggcgattattttctctctttctctctgcactaaatgcagattaagggtcgttatttttgtaataatgcTGCGTTTCAGGCAACCTGTAACACGTGTTTTTCCAACCTTCTACCcgtgaaagtgcactggaacggcagtcaaaccTGTGACTTTCCACCCGTGAACTCAtactagatcgatgtactcccagttcCGAGTCGTAAGACGTGGTTTTGAAGTCATGGTTTACGGGGTCAAAAACCTGCTTTtttggtgcgttcacaccagctgcggtagaggtgtcaaacgcgagtgatttcaatgtaaagtcaatataaagacgcgttgacgcgcatctggaTATCTTGTGGCGCGaatgagcgttgccgcgggaaatgcgcgagttgaacaatctgaactttggcagacAAACTCGCCGCATTAACCAattcaggagcttgctctagtagtgacgtgaatacaggaagtgagcagagtcgcagaagcccctcccatgacgagaatttccgcgtgaatgtctcgaatgactagaagaagcaagtaaacttaaaatgttcaagcttCCAACTACACGCGAATATCACGTTTTTGCCgtctctaccgcgtctggtatgaacccacagtaagactCACTACCAACGTcttaaaacaggcaaaatctggattacctattttttcacatgctttttttaaatagaaaaagtctgattttaatACTATGACTCCTTTAACATATATGAGtgcctttgttttgcctcaaacacAATcactaatgtttttttgttttttttgtatgaTATGTTTGTCAAAACTGCTTGAATATCCTAAAATAACTAtttgtagtatttttttttctcaaagtGAAAAGTGAAGCTTCTATTGGATTGTTGTAGTCAtgtaagaaaacaaaaaatctcTCAATGTCTCCCATAGGAGCGTGATCGTGTTAACAAAATTCTTCAGGAGTACCAAAGGAAAAAGCTGGTAATTGCGTTATATATGCTTAATCTGCCCCAATATTCATAAATATTTGCAGTTGTTTTTAGTGGAGCATATGATGACCTGAGAGATGATATCCCAGCAGCCAGTGAAGTGCTGTTATAGCATTCATACCACACAGAACCTGTATCCTGCAGAACAAC contains the following coding sequences:
- the marveld2a gene encoding MARVEL domain-containing protein 2, coding for MPHNGDVPNGSLPSLHSLDYQRTPELSLRSEHFPPPPLPHQPPVGPEFDPSGSEDNDDSAIDIKPVHRFIPDSWKNIFRSSSGSSKLKSMFGSSNKNSTTEGVPCTPPPIPGSYRDPYGGSGGSYNSRKEHEAILLGEPLESVDGRTVHTTLTYAEQVEEYNQRYAYMKSWAGLLRILGCVELLLGAAIFACVCASIHKDNEWYNTFGYSQPGGAYGGGSSYGSYGGGYGGGYGNAYYTGPKTPFILVITGLAWIVTVILLVLGMTMYYRMILLDSTWWPLTEFFINLALAVLLLAAGCVYVNDTLRGGLCYYPYFNNGINGVFCRTEAAQTAAIIFLFFTMIVYLVGAIVCLKLWRHEAARRLKERHGHEMLPRDSPAAVPLAVDGSRELISVSAPVQNASMAAPAISKPKIVKGHIPAGHAPKPVIMPDYIAKYPTIRTDDQRDQYKAVFNDQYSEYKELHVEVQAILKKFDEMDVMMRSLPQNPTSQMERDRVNKILQEYQRKKLDPSFLEKKERCEYLKNKLSHIKQRIHEYDKVMGWNDGYG